One window of the Epinephelus moara isolate mb chromosome 24, YSFRI_EMoa_1.0, whole genome shotgun sequence genome contains the following:
- the LOC126386742 gene encoding SH3 and cysteine-rich domain-containing protein 3-like isoform X1: MAHYDLMDDKDSVDIHDHPPLPDNVVKEEDNTVYFIYDEEVEEEDKDEPPPPEPIKPVNDRPHKFKDHYCKKPKFCDVCARMIVLNNKFALRCKNCKTSIHHQCQSYVEFQRCFGKIPPGFRRAYSSPLYSSQQNATVSQLLPFSQSNRTDPVFETLRIGVIMANKERKKGSEDKKNMMMMMMEEDESQPKQEEEGGEGANTEGDKKGDKAPADDKSKKPQPGKIGVFSQSHYYLALYRFKAIEKDDLDVHAGDRITVIDDSNEEWWRGKIGERTGFIPANYIIRVRAGERVYKVTRSFVGNREMGQITLKKDQIVVKKGEEVNGYLKVSTGRKLGFFPANLLQEI; encoded by the exons ATGGCTCATTATGACCT GATGGATGACAAGGACTCTGTGGATATTCATGACCACCCGCCGCTCCCTGATAATGTGGTGAAAGAGGAGGACAACACG GTGTATTTCATCTATGACGAAGAGGTagaggaggaagacaaagaTGAACCACCTCCTCCAGAACCAATCAAACCAGTCAACGACAGACCCCACAAGTTCAAGGACCACTACTGCAAGAAACCAAAGTTTTGTGACGTCTGCGCACGCATGATAGTGT TAAACAACAAGTTTGCACTGCGATGTAAGAACTGCAAAACCAGCATCCACCACCAGTGTCAGTCCTACGTGGAGTTCCAGAGGTGTTTTGGCAAAATT CCTCCAGGATTCAGGAGAGCCTACAGTTCTCCTCTCTACAGCAGCCAGCAGAATGCCACAGTCTCACAGTTGCTGCCCTTTT CACAGTCAAACCGCACCGACCCTGTGTTTGAGACGCTGCGTATCGGTGTGATCATGGCCAACAAGGAGCGCAAGAAAGGGTCCGAGGACAAGaagaat atgatgatgatgatgatggaggagGATGAGTCCCAGCCCAAacaggaggaagaaggaggtgAAGGAG CAAACACAGAAGGAGACAAAAAAGGAGACAAGGCTCCTGCTGATGACAAG AGTAAAAAGCCTCAGCCGGGGAAGATCGGCGTGTTCAGTCAGTCTCACTACTACCTGGCTCTGTACCGCTTCAAAGCCATAGAGAAGGACGATCTGGACGTCCA TGCTGGCGACCGCATCACAGTGATAGATGACTCCAATgaggagtggtggagg GGGAAGATCGGAGAGAGGACGGGCTTCATACCTGCCAACTACATTATCCGAGTGCGAGCGGGAGAGAGGGTCTACAAGGTGACACGCTCCTTCGTTGGCAACAGAGAAATGGGCCAAATCACTCTGAAGAAAGACCAG ATCGTAGTAAAGAAGGGTGAGGAGGTAAACGGCTACCTGAAGGTCAGCACAGGACGGAAGCTCGGCTTCTTCCCCGCCAACCTGCTGCAGGAAATCTGA
- the LOC126386742 gene encoding SH3 and cysteine-rich domain-containing protein 3-like isoform X2: MMDDKDSVDIHDHPPLPDNVVKEEDNTVYFIYDEEVEEEDKDEPPPPEPIKPVNDRPHKFKDHYCKKPKFCDVCARMIVLNNKFALRCKNCKTSIHHQCQSYVEFQRCFGKIPPGFRRAYSSPLYSSQQNATVSQLLPFSQSNRTDPVFETLRIGVIMANKERKKGSEDKKNMMMMMMEEDESQPKQEEEGGEGANTEGDKKGDKAPADDKSKKPQPGKIGVFSQSHYYLALYRFKAIEKDDLDVHAGDRITVIDDSNEEWWRGKIGERTGFIPANYIIRVRAGERVYKVTRSFVGNREMGQITLKKDQIVVKKGEEVNGYLKVSTGRKLGFFPANLLQEI, translated from the exons AT GATGGATGACAAGGACTCTGTGGATATTCATGACCACCCGCCGCTCCCTGATAATGTGGTGAAAGAGGAGGACAACACG GTGTATTTCATCTATGACGAAGAGGTagaggaggaagacaaagaTGAACCACCTCCTCCAGAACCAATCAAACCAGTCAACGACAGACCCCACAAGTTCAAGGACCACTACTGCAAGAAACCAAAGTTTTGTGACGTCTGCGCACGCATGATAGTGT TAAACAACAAGTTTGCACTGCGATGTAAGAACTGCAAAACCAGCATCCACCACCAGTGTCAGTCCTACGTGGAGTTCCAGAGGTGTTTTGGCAAAATT CCTCCAGGATTCAGGAGAGCCTACAGTTCTCCTCTCTACAGCAGCCAGCAGAATGCCACAGTCTCACAGTTGCTGCCCTTTT CACAGTCAAACCGCACCGACCCTGTGTTTGAGACGCTGCGTATCGGTGTGATCATGGCCAACAAGGAGCGCAAGAAAGGGTCCGAGGACAAGaagaat atgatgatgatgatgatggaggagGATGAGTCCCAGCCCAAacaggaggaagaaggaggtgAAGGAG CAAACACAGAAGGAGACAAAAAAGGAGACAAGGCTCCTGCTGATGACAAG AGTAAAAAGCCTCAGCCGGGGAAGATCGGCGTGTTCAGTCAGTCTCACTACTACCTGGCTCTGTACCGCTTCAAAGCCATAGAGAAGGACGATCTGGACGTCCA TGCTGGCGACCGCATCACAGTGATAGATGACTCCAATgaggagtggtggagg GGGAAGATCGGAGAGAGGACGGGCTTCATACCTGCCAACTACATTATCCGAGTGCGAGCGGGAGAGAGGGTCTACAAGGTGACACGCTCCTTCGTTGGCAACAGAGAAATGGGCCAAATCACTCTGAAGAAAGACCAG ATCGTAGTAAAGAAGGGTGAGGAGGTAAACGGCTACCTGAAGGTCAGCACAGGACGGAAGCTCGGCTTCTTCCCCGCCAACCTGCTGCAGGAAATCTGA